Proteins encoded by one window of Candidatus Obscuribacterales bacterium:
- a CDS encoding Ppx/GppA family phosphatase produces the protein MTRDTTKENAKNFPVLDELHDADDLRLKEGPVLACIDMGTNSFHMIVCRASHEHNHFEVITRMREAVPFFRTSLTEHVIDPESEKHAIRILRRMRDHAHEKGARTITAVATSAVRESRNGAELLRKIRQELNIDAKRISGREEARLIYLGVLWRLPKLTGQFAIVDIGGGSTEIIVADRARTIFSESYKLGAARLTAQYFPKDKVTPEALAALHDEVRGMLRPCAVQIAACGGFNQLIGTSGTISALVKINRAMHSKDSSSDKEPVHGTKLTINNLEKIVDYIEKAKLAGIKIKGVSNDRGATILAGAIVLLETMRSLGANSLEYCDAALREGVVVDRFVRGGWLESGLTQHRNPRANSVHELLTKYGSSSEHTSQVARLALAIFDQSHGKMHQYDESVRGILWTAAMLHDIGTFIARKGHHKHSFYLIKNGGLLGHSEEEIDLIACIARYHRGNEPKESHSEFAALTLEERKLVADMSAILRIAEALDRSHRQIVRSIKLTFDNDKKNKGPQHLLINVSTTKNADTAPESWAFEEKKPVFEKQFALTAELQFID, from the coding sequence ATGACCAGAGACACAACCAAAGAGAATGCCAAAAATTTTCCTGTGTTAGACGAACTGCACGACGCTGACGATTTAAGACTGAAAGAAGGTCCGGTGTTGGCCTGCATCGACATGGGCACCAACTCTTTTCACATGATTGTCTGCCGAGCATCGCACGAGCACAACCATTTTGAAGTCATTACTCGCATGCGCGAAGCGGTCCCATTCTTCCGCACTTCACTAACCGAGCACGTCATTGATCCCGAATCAGAAAAACATGCCATTCGCATTTTGCGCCGCATGCGTGACCACGCTCACGAAAAAGGCGCGCGCACAATAACGGCAGTAGCAACATCAGCCGTACGCGAATCCCGCAACGGAGCCGAGCTTCTCCGCAAGATTCGCCAAGAGCTAAATATTGACGCTAAGCGCATCTCCGGCCGAGAAGAAGCACGACTAATTTATTTGGGTGTTCTTTGGCGGTTACCGAAACTCACAGGACAGTTTGCAATTGTCGACATCGGCGGCGGTAGCACGGAAATTATCGTAGCCGATCGCGCGCGCACGATATTTTCTGAGTCCTACAAGTTAGGCGCTGCGCGTTTGACAGCTCAGTATTTTCCAAAAGACAAAGTTACACCAGAAGCGTTGGCGGCACTTCACGATGAAGTACGCGGCATGTTGCGTCCCTGTGCAGTGCAAATAGCTGCTTGCGGCGGCTTCAATCAGTTAATTGGCACATCCGGCACTATCTCAGCGTTGGTGAAAATCAACAGAGCCATGCACAGCAAAGATAGTTCGTCCGACAAAGAACCAGTTCACGGAACTAAACTGACAATAAACAACCTTGAAAAAATAGTCGACTACATTGAAAAGGCAAAGCTTGCCGGCATCAAGATAAAGGGTGTTAGCAACGACAGAGGCGCCACAATATTGGCTGGAGCAATTGTTTTGCTTGAGACCATGCGCTCATTAGGGGCAAACAGTCTTGAATATTGCGATGCGGCTTTGCGTGAGGGTGTAGTTGTCGACCGCTTCGTGCGTGGCGGCTGGTTAGAGTCTGGTCTTACCCAGCACCGAAATCCACGTGCCAACAGCGTTCACGAACTTTTGACCAAATATGGCAGCAGCAGCGAGCACACTTCGCAGGTAGCCAGGCTGGCGTTGGCAATTTTCGATCAGAGCCATGGCAAAATGCATCAATACGATGAAAGTGTCCGCGGTATCTTGTGGACTGCTGCCATGCTGCACGACATCGGCACCTTCATTGCCCGCAAAGGACATCACAAACACTCGTTCTACCTTATTAAAAACGGCGGTCTCCTGGGACATTCCGAAGAAGAAATTGACCTCATCGCCTGCATTGCTCGCTACCACCGAGGCAACGAACCAAAAGAGTCTCATAGTGAATTCGCGGCACTAACTCTGGAAGAGCGTAAGCTAGTTGCCGATATGTCGGCAATATTGCGCATTGCCGAGGCGCTAGATCGCAGTCATCGCCAGATAGTCCGCTCAATCAAGTT